Within the Staphylococcus argenteus genome, the region TCTCTTAGAGCATCATCAATACCCATCGAACGCATTTGTCGTGCAAAACGGCGTACTGCTGGATCACTATTAAAGTCAGTCATCTTGAACATTCTTTCTATGGCATTACCACTCACTACATATGCACCATCATCATCTCTTGTAATTGTAAACTTATCTTGTGAAGGTGTGTGTTTATAAAGAACACGATTGATACCTGCTGACTCTTCTTCTTCAACTGAGAAGTCAACATCTTTATATTCTTCTAATTTATCAGCAATTGCATAAAGTAATTGATCAATATTTTCACGTGTAATTGTTGAAACTGGAATGACTTCTACATTATCACCAATTTCCTCTTTAAATAGTTCTAAATTATCTTGCGATTCAGGTAAATCCATTTTATTAGCAACGACGATTTGTGGTCTATCTTCTAAACGTTGTTCATATGCAGCTAATTCTTGATTGATGACTTTATAATCCTCAATTGGATCTCTTCCTTCTGATCCACTCATATCAATCATATGCACAATAACTTTAGTTCTTTCAACATGTCGTAAAAACTGATGACCTAGACCAACACCATCTGATGCACCTTCAATTAACCCAGGTAAATCAGCCATAACAAAACTACGTTGATCTGGTGTTGAAACGACACCTAAGTTCGGCTTAATAGTAGTAAAATGGTAAGCACCAATTTTGGGTTTCGCTTTTGAAACAATTGATAATAATGTTGATTTACCAACACTAGGGAAACCTACTAATCCTACATCAGCTAATAATTTCAATTCTAAAGAAACGTCTAATTCCTCACCTGGTTCTCCTTTTTCACTAAAGTCAGGTGCAGGGTTTCTTGGCGTTGCAAAACGTGAATTTCCGCGACCTCCGCGACCACCTTT harbors:
- the obgE gene encoding GTPase ObgE, translating into MFVDQVKISLKAGDGGNGITAYRREKYVPFGGPAGGDGGKGASVVFEVDEGLRTLLDFRYQRHFKANKGENGQSSNMHGKNAEDLVLKVPPGTIIKNVETDEVLADLVEDGQRAVVAKGGRGGRGNSRFATPRNPAPDFSEKGEPGEELDVSLELKLLADVGLVGFPSVGKSTLLSIVSKAKPKIGAYHFTTIKPNLGVVSTPDQRSFVMADLPGLIEGASDGVGLGHQFLRHVERTKVIVHMIDMSGSEGRDPIEDYKVINQELAAYEQRLEDRPQIVVANKMDLPESQDNLELFKEEIGDNVEVIPVSTITRENIDQLLYAIADKLEEYKDVDFSVEEEESAGINRVLYKHTPSQDKFTITRDDDGAYVVSGNAIERMFKMTDFNSDPAVRRFARQMRSMGIDDALRERGCKNGDIVRILGGEFEFVE